A window of Halobacillus naozhouensis genomic DNA:
ACCCTACGACTGGATCAAGAGCCGTTCCTATTTACCAAACAACTTCTTATGTATTCCACGATACAGATCATGCACAGAGCTTATTTGCTCTTGATGAACCAGGAAATATTTATTCAAGAATTGGTAATCCGACGGTAGATGTTTTTGAAAAACGGATGGCGCTACTTGAAAATGGGGTTGCTTCGGTAGCTACAGCTTCAGGGATGTCAGCGATTGCACTATCCATCTTAAACTTGGCTGGCTCAGGTGATGAAATTGTTGCAGCTTCGAATTTATATGGAGGCACCTATAATTTATTCGCTAATACTTTGCCGCGATATGGGATTAAAGTTAATTTTGTTGACCCTGAGGATCCTGAGAACTTCCGCAAAGCGTTAACAGACAAAACGAAGGCTGTATTCGCCGAGACCATTGGAAATCCAAGCTTGCATGTTTTAGATTTCGAAAAAGTTTCTGCGATCGTCCATGACCATGGCGTGCCGCTTATTGTTGACAACACATTTGCTACACCTTATTCCTGTAAACCGATTGACTTTGGAGCTGATATCGTTGTTCATTCGGCTACGAAGTGGATTGGAGGACATGGAACTGCCATCGGTGGAGTGGTAGTTGATGGGGGAAGATTTGATTGGGCGAACGGCAAATTCCCTGTTTTCACCGAGCCGGATGAGAGTTATAACGGCATCCGTTATGCTTCAGATTTTGGGACATTAGCCTTCGTAACTAAATTACGTGTTCAGTTGTTAAGAGATCTGGGTGCCTGCCTGAGCCCGCAAAATGCTTTCCTATTATTACAAGGACTCGAAACGTTGCCTTTACGAATTGAACGTCATAACGATAATGCGATAGAGCTGGCAGAGTATCTCAAAGGCCACCCTGATGTTGAATGGGTTTCCTATCCGGGATTAAAAGAACACCCTGCTCATTCATTAGCGGATAAGTATTTAGAAGGCGGTTATGGTTCCATTGTCAATTTTGGCATCAAAGGAGGCCGTGAAGCTGGTCGACAAGTCATTAACAACATTGCTCTATGGTCACATGTAGCCAACGTAGGGGATGCGAAGTCGTTAATCATTCACCCTGCATCGACTACCCACCAGCAGCTATCTGTCGAAGATCTCGCTGCAAGTGGTGTTTCCGAAGAGTTGATTCGCTTATCTGTCGGTTTAGAGTCAGTGAAGGACCTTGTAAATGACCTGGATCGTGCAATTGCCACGGCAACGGGTAAAGAAACGAGTTCAGCGATTACCGAGAATGATGAAGGAGTAATTAAGTGGGCCCTCCAGTCTGCCCAAATTACTGAAGACCAGGATGGAG
This region includes:
- a CDS encoding PLP-dependent aspartate aminotransferase family protein, with the translated sequence MTNSFESYDLSTISLHGGQSPDPTTGSRAVPIYQTTSYVFHDTDHAQSLFALDEPGNIYSRIGNPTVDVFEKRMALLENGVASVATASGMSAIALSILNLAGSGDEIVAASNLYGGTYNLFANTLPRYGIKVNFVDPEDPENFRKALTDKTKAVFAETIGNPSLHVLDFEKVSAIVHDHGVPLIVDNTFATPYSCKPIDFGADIVVHSATKWIGGHGTAIGGVVVDGGRFDWANGKFPVFTEPDESYNGIRYASDFGTLAFVTKLRVQLLRDLGACLSPQNAFLLLQGLETLPLRIERHNDNAIELAEYLKGHPDVEWVSYPGLKEHPAHSLADKYLEGGYGSIVNFGIKGGREAGRQVINNIALWSHVANVGDAKSLIIHPASTTHQQLSVEDLAASGVSEELIRLSVGLESVKDLVNDLDRAIATATGKETSSAITENDEGVIKWALQSAQITEDQDGEQVTRTKRLAVVGLSGKPSRPSHRLARKMQRLGYQIVPVNPREDEVLGEKSYPDISSIPFKVDVVQIFRSPEAAVEIAKEAATVQPGVFWLQEGVIAPEAARIASEAGLQVVHNRCTYKEAQRLRGTIDTYACEI